TTTGCTATCTCCTCCTTTGATTGATTCAGAAGAAGAAGCCTTTCTGCTTCCTGCTTCCTTGTCCATTGTTCCATTTTATCGGATGGGGTTTGCCAAGCAAGATTctagctcctcctcctcctcctcttataCCCTTAAAATGCCACCACCTCCTAGGGAGGACACGCCTCTTCTCGGCAAAGGGCCTCCTCTTTCTAGCCAGTTCAAGACCTTCGCCAACATCTTCATTGCTGTCGTCGGCGCTGGTGTTCTTGGTCTTCCTTACGCCTTCAAGCGCACCGGATGGCTCATGGGCgtcctccttctcctctccgTCTCTGTTTTGACCCATCACTGCATGATGCTCCTCGTTTATACCCGCCGCAAGCTCGACTCTCTCAACGGTGGTTTCTCCAAGATCGGCTCTTTTGGTGACCTTGGCTTTGCCGTCTGCGGCTCCCTCGGCAGGCTCGTCGTTgacctttttattattttgtctcAAGCTGGCTTTTGTGTCGGCTATCTTATCTTCATCGGCACTACTCTAGCTAATCTTTTCGATCCTGATTCCCCCACCAGTCTCAGGCATCAGTTTACACGCCTCGGCTCTGACTTCCTCGGAGTCTCCTCTAAGAGTCTCTACATCTGGGGATGCTTCCCCTTCCAGCTTGGTCTCAACTCCATCAAGACCCTCACTCACTTGGCCCCTCTCAGCATCTTCGCCGACGTTGTTGATCTTGCCGCTATGGCCGTCGTCATTGTTGAGGATTCCATGATTATACTCAAGCAAAGGCCTGACGTTGTTGCCTTCGGTGGTATGTCCCTCTTCTTCTATGGGATGGGCGTGGCCGTTTATTCTTTCGAAGGTGTTGGAATGGTATTGCCTCTTGAATCGGAGATGAAAGACAAGGACAAGTTTGGCAAAGTCTTGGCACTCGGCATGGGATTCATCTCTTTCATATACATAGCCTTTGGTTTCTTAGGTTACTTGGCTTTTGGTGAGGACACAATGGACATCATCACCGCTAACTTGGGGGCAGGACTTATCAGTTCTATTGTTCAGCTGGGACTCTGCATCAACCTCTTCTTCACCTTCCCCTTGATGATGAATCCGGTGTTTGAGATAGTAGAGAGGCGGTTCTCGGGTGGGATGTACTCTGCGTGGCTGAGATGGCTGCTAGTATTGGCAGTGACTCTGGTGGCTCTCTTTGTGCCAAACTTTACAGATTTTTTGTCATTGGTGGGGAGCAGCACTTGCTGCATCTTAGGGTTTGTGTTACCTGCTTTGTTTCATTTGCTGGTGTTCAAGGAAGAGATGGGGTGGAAGCAATGGAGCCTGGACATGGCAATAGTGGGACTGGGAGTGGTTCTTGCTGTGTCGGGAACTTGGAGTTCCCTGAGTGAGATCTTCTCGGTCAAAGTGTAATTTAATGTGAGAGGTTTCTCACTTGTGTCCAATTACGTGTGACGTGTGAAccattatatatgtgtataggGGTTGTGGTTTAAGAGAATCTGAAACTGTGATTGTAATTGTATGTTGATGATGGTTGGAATAAAAGACATGAGCGCTGTTTTCTCTATATGTAGTAGATACAAGCACAAATTACAAATGTGATAAGTCTtataaaaaagagagagagagagagagagagggtcaAGTAAAGCATTGATTTTGTATAACAAAGTGTTGAGTGTGGTCCTTCCAGGAACCACCATGTTCAAGATGCCTCTCGAAGAAACAGAGCTCACCGTGGGACTTGATGGTGAGGGCGGAGATGCTTCTGGTGCCATAACGACCCTGTGAGATACACGAGTAAGAGTGGATGAGAGAGTTAAGAAAGGAAgaggagaaaagaaaagaaaggaaaggaAGGGGGTGATGTTACAGGAGGTCTAGGAATGTCGACGAAGATAGAGCTGAGATGGTATTCAATCTCTGGAGTGAAAACGGGAGGCAGGACAGGTTCTTGGTCCTTGAGAGTATCAGTCATCACCTCCTCGACCATAGTCATAAGGGGGAATTCAACACCTTGGTTTTGGGTGAGAAGGTGATTGAAAGCGTCTCTCAACCTGAGACACTGCAAGAGAAGAGCAACTGAGAGGAGGGAGGGAGGTGGAGAAGTAGAAAAGAAGGAAAGGAAGGAAGGTAACCTTGGGCCAAGGAGAGTCGAGGTTGGCGTTGGAAAGGACATGGATCCCTGGAGAGACAAGCGTAACGAGGTGCTGCTTGTCACCGTGGAGTGGGCGGTTGGTAATGTAAAACATGGATTTGGACAAGACATGAGCGACAACGAGGTTGAAGCCGTTGTAGAGAGAAGCCTCCTTTTCGATCTCCTGGGCAAACTCGGCAGGGCTCTTTTCGCTCTGCAAGTAACGAAGAGGGAGATGTCCGCGGGATTTAGCATCGGGGATGGAGGAGGTCTCCCTGAAATTGGTGAGGAAAGCGATACGGCCATTCCTGCTGCAACCGAGCCACGTCCCACCGCCGACGAGGTCTCTACCTCCAAGCGTCTCTCCGTCTTCCCACCAACGCAGCGCCTCCGTTTCCCttttacacaaaatattattaaaaaagggatttattattaataaaggAGGAGGCAGGGAGGGcatcaaataaaatcaaaccaagTAAACctgttgtgatattcatctctattcagaaagagaagaaaagggtAAAGCGGATGCGATTGCCACGAGAACACTGCTATGCAcatgcttctctctctctcgctctctctctcttctaaaAGAGGGAAGAACAAGGAAGgctttttagaaagaaaaaaaataagtcaAAGTCGTCTTATAGTTAGTTAAGGAGTGCGTGTGGTTTTTCTTATCGCGGAACGGCAGCACGTGCACGTTTCAAAAACCGCTCGACTGATTTGCCTTTTTTTAAGAAAGTTCGGATTCTCACAGTCGCAGGGGAGCAGAtccagatgatgatgatgtcgaGATGCTTCT
This Raphanus sativus cultivar WK10039 unplaced genomic scaffold, ASM80110v3 Scaffold3295, whole genome shotgun sequence DNA region includes the following protein-coding sequences:
- the LOC130506488 gene encoding amino acid transporter AVT3C, with protein sequence MGFAKQDSSSSSSSSYTLKMPPPPREDTPLLGKGPPLSSQFKTFANIFIAVVGAGVLGLPYAFKRTGWLMGVLLLLSVSVLTHHCMMLLVYTRRKLDSLNGGFSKIGSFGDLGFAVCGSLGRLVVDLFIILSQAGFCVGYLIFIGTTLANLFDPDSPTSLRHQFTRLGSDFLGVSSKSLYIWGCFPFQLGLNSIKTLTHLAPLSIFADVVDLAAMAVVIVEDSMIILKQRPDVVAFGGMSLFFYGMGVAVYSFEGVGMVLPLESEMKDKDKFGKVLALGMGFISFIYIAFGFLGYLAFGEDTMDIITANLGAGLISSIVQLGLCINLFFTFPLMMNPVFEIVERRFSGGMYSAWLRWLLVLAVTLVALFVPNFTDFLSLVGSSTCCILGFVLPALFHLLVFKEEMGWKQWSLDMAIVGLGVVLAVSGTWSSLSEIFSVKV